TGTGCTGAGCCTTCTGTCCATCCTCAAAGAGGCACGTTGCCGTTGCTCTGGTATGAGTGTGGAGTGAGCTCCGTTGTGTGTGGCATTTCTGCCCGCACTGGAATCCCGCGTTGCAGTCACAGAACACTCGCCCCTCTCTGGAACCGGCACTCCACTCGGCTCGCTAGTGGCGGCTGCCCGTTGTGGTGGCCCGtgggtggcggaggtggcttGGCGAGGCGTGCCTGCAAGCTGCAAGTGAAAGTGACTTGCCGGATTTTGACAGCCTTGCTTGGCGCGGTAGCGTGCCAGCGCCGAGCCTGCAAGAGACGGCGATGTCAGCTGGCCCTGCGGGGGTACGGGGGTGCCGCGAGCTGGAGTGCCTACGAGTGCCTTAGCTCGCAGCGGTGTGATGCCggtcggctgctgctgttcgacagttgccgccgctgcatcggTGTCTTTCGTGGGAAGGGGCAACGAGGGCGCCTGTtgtagcggtggtggcgagaCAAAGTAAGGTAGTGCAGCGGCGTGGTGCACCCACAACTGATTCTCGTGGTGCTCGCATCTTGGAGTAGTGGCAGTGAAACGATCAAtgtcgcagcgctgcggcggcgtagCTTTGGTGgcagctctctcttctcttccggTGTCTGCGGTGCTTGCTGCTGTCCTTCGCGACGGCAAAAGAGACGGCTGATCTGGCCATGTCTTCGTGCCCGTTGCAGAAGCCTCCACTATCTTCGCTGTGGCTGAAATAGAGGTATACGCGAGAACAGATGCGACAGTGCTACTGCGTGGTGTGAAGCTGCGACTCGCCGTCAGTCCAGTACTCGCTGTTTGTGAAGGCTCCGCACTCCTTGCCACCTGCGCTACGCTCGGCAGGTCACCTTTTTGAGTATTATGCCACGCCGCCAGGGCCATGCgcggctgcgatggcggACGTTGTTTCGCCACCTCGCTGACTATCAACGTCCTCGAAGCCTCCACGaatgagcagctgctgcctgcgcTACGTGCGCTGGAGATTTGTATTGGTGATGCCGCCTCTAAGATGTCTGTTGGCTGTTGGATTGAGGAGTTCGTTTCACCCGCCTTCTTGGCGGCTGCAGGGCTGCCCTCGTTGAGAGATTGCCTGCCACACTTagcgcccctctctcctaccCGCTCCACATCAGCTGCAGAGGAGATACAACAGCTGCGATTTGCAGTCACTGCTTGATGGGAACGTGGGGGCGACTGCAATGGCGTCAGCGAATCCGCCAGGTCACTACCCAAAGTCCCCGTGAGCTCCAGAGAGGTGGGGGTTGCGTTCGCAAGAGCTGCCTTCAGTCGCACTATTTTATGCTCAGACTCAGCCGCACAGTCACCACGGGAGGAAGCCTGCGCAGTAATACTTACCTCCTCCGAAGGTAGTTTCTGCATGCACTTGTAGAGCTCGGTCTCGCAGAGATCGAAGTGTTTTGAAAGCGCCAGCCGTCGAAGGGCGTCCTCGTGGCGTGTGAAGGAATCCCACACCACAACGTGGCGGCAGTTCTCGCTCGAGGTGTCCGGATCCATATCGGTGTACGGGTTGCTTCCATGCGTCGATGTGCTATCCCTGGCGTCGCCCATCGCTATGACACCCCTGGAAAGGGTTAGTAGGTGGCCGGGGgggctgtggctgctgcgaggGGACGTGGATGGCGATGATTTGCAGCAAGCTGGATGAAGCATTGTCCTCACTAGCGGTGTACCCTTGAGGGAGAGCTCCTGCGCCCCTGTAACGCGGTTCGCAGAAGGCGATTTAGTCTTCTCGCCCTGGTATGCTCCGGGGAAGGACTggcgcgaggagctgcagctgctcgcatCGCGGGCACAGTGAGAGGTGGTTGCCGGTTGCGTATCATGGTGCTCCACTGCGAGAGATGTGAAGtcgcgcggcgcagcagtaGAGGTAACGGCGCCCTCCTGCCCCAGTGCCTTAGCGGTCCGTCGTgcattctctctccccgtgcCCTTGGCTGATACGTACAATGATGCCTCTGCAGTCACCTTTGCCCTGGCTGTGCTCAACCGGGTCTTAATGTCGCTCAGCACAGGGGCAAAAGAGACCCGCCTCGTGGCACGGCTCGAGTGCGTCAGTGACGGCGGGGTTGACATGTTTTGTTTGTTCGTTGTTTGCAGCTGaaacggaaaagagaggcggaaaggcaaacagaagaaaaaaaggggggcgaaTAAAGTCTGAGAAAAGAGCCCCACAGCAAGAGCGCTCGATAAGCCACAGTGGAGCGCAACTCGCAGGCACGAGCACAGGCGGCCAAAGAAgcaaaaacgaaaagagatGGCCAATGGTGGGAAGCCTGACAACGAAAACACAACgccgtgcgtgcgcgtcCCTGCAAGAAAGCTGAAGCCCCCAACACCGCCTCCGGGTTGGTTGATTTACGTTGTGGAGGACGACCACGCTTGGGTGTTGTGAGTGCGCTTCGGACGCTTTTTTCCCCccaccttcctctccctcagcccGTTTTCCTTcgcccttccttccttccttcttcGGCCTCCTCTTTGCGAGGCGCCCGTGTGGGCTGTCGCTTCCGCCTGGGAAGCGGCCAGGCCAGAGAGAATGGCCAGCCAAAAGCGCCTCTCAGGGGAAGTGaatgggagggaggggggcggccaACACGAGCACGATGCGCAGCAAAGtgcgaagagaagagaaagacaacaGACGCCAAAAACTCAGAAGAATGAGAATACAATGAAGCGCCGCTGGGGCGCACGGTGCGAGAGAAAAGtatagaggaggagggatgAACAGAGGTAGAAGGTCACAGCGGCACCACAAGTTGCCGATACTGGCTCTCCCCGGTTCTGCCTTCGCAAGTGAAGGGAAGACGGGGAAGGGGCAACGGAGGATTCGATGTGCTGCTGGGCGCACGTCGCGTGCGTCTCGCGTTACTGGTCGGTGGTGgggccttttttttgtgtttgtgtgtgtttggggggggggggtggctgCAACCAAAATTGACGCTGCTTTGACGCTAATGAGAGACCCCTGCGTGTGTAGCGTCGCAGCGAGGAGATGATGGATATGATAATACAGACTGCACACAAAGCTCTGGCAgaaccgccaccgccttcgcgCTCGGTGAAAGGCGCGCAGAGTGGAGAAGAATCAataaggagagaggaagggggtgaaaAGTATGCAATATGGGGCACATGCTCTAACGCCCACTCGTGCCGGGGTGTGGTCGAGTAAGCGCTTGCGTGCGAGCAAATACGCTGGCAGCACGTCCGCACCTGCCACAAGGTGAAAAACATTCACCAGACCATTGAGGCGCGAGTAGATGACCGAAGCACAGAAAGGAGCCCGACGACCTGGAGATCGCTGCATTGCCTTGAAAGCGTACGCATACATTTTGGGGGGGTTCGTCTTTTCCGCTGTTTGTGGGGGAGTTTTGCGAGGGAGTAAACTGAGTCGAAGGGCTGTTCGAAGAAACATGGCtcgagaaaaggagaagacaagCATGCGAAGCGTTGGACACccaaagggagaggggtcagtggggaagaaagagagagaggcaccaTCGGAGGAACGCATGACACGACGCGGAGCACGGCAacgacagagggagggagggagggaaagagggagaggcattGCAGAGGACATCAAAACCGACGagcagaaagaagaaaagaaaaaattTAGATACGCGAACGAATTATGGAAAAACATGCGCTAATCAGCAATGAAGACATCGCCCCAGTGATCGGGA
The DNA window shown above is from Leishmania panamensis strain MHOM/PA/94/PSC-1 chromosome 31 sequence and carries:
- a CDS encoding hypothetical protein (TriTrypDB/GeneDB-style sysID: LpmP.31.1220), with product MSTPPSLTHSSRATRRVSFAPVLSDIKTRLSTARAKVTAEASLYVSAKGTGRENARRTAKALGQEGAVTSTAAPRDFTSLAVEHHDTQPATTSHCARDASSCSSSRQSFPGAYQGEKTKSPSANRVTGAQELSLKGTPLVRTMLHPACCKSSPSTSPRSSHSPPGHLLTLSRGVIAMGDARDSTSTHGSNPYTDMDPDTSSENCRHVVVWDSFTRHEDALRRLALSKHFDLCETELYKCMQKLPSEEVSITAQASSRGDCAAESEHKIVRLKAALANATPTSLELTGTLGSDLADSLTPLQSPPRSHQAVTANRSCCISSAADVERVGERGAKCGRQSLNEGSPAAAKKAGETNSSIQQPTDILEAASPIQISSARSAGSSCSFVEASRTLIVSEVAKQRPPSQPRMALAAWHNTQKGDLPSVAQVARSAEPSQTASTGLTASRSFTPRSSTVASVLAYTSISATAKIVEASATGTKTWPDQPSLLPSRRTAASTADTGREERAATKATPPQRCDIDRFTATTPRCEHHENQLWVHHAAALPYFVSPPPLQQAPSLPLPTKDTDAAAATVEQQQPTGITPLRAKALVGTPARGTPVPPQGQLTSPSLAGSALARYRAKQGCQNPASHFHLQLAGTPRQATSATHGPPQRAAATSEPSGVPVPERGECSVTATRDSSAGRNATHNGAHSTLIPEQRQRASLRMDRRLSTTHNTSSVESQEKMLRSAERCPAVPRASAAANPTSTLSPRPAKSYTPAHKLSFECSLSSPASAESSPSHSCAFNAPMMRHSTEPITAASSPSPSRSPTGTSHPLPSDAQQRRSGLRTASASALRVRSAQLSANTSAAHTLTRTVVQAMSSNRLSGAAVEGQPLPPGPLVSLPQNRELFSDDIASWFPSDSAVAPVDGARHLSDTKWWSSEEPFEAERNAAVADGALLHGTTREKSTELRVNGRDFLWDDIVALERRVGGLESCTTVLEQNAAKRSVLEAIRHLKMRVSALEARATLLERESSAPLLQIVWQD